The segment ATGAGCTGTCCCTCCATCGATTTTCAAGCTTGTGATCGTAGTGACATATGAGAACCCTAAGCTCTCCGCTAATCTTGGACCAACTTGACCACTCGCTTCATCGATAGCGACATTACCTGCAAGAATTAAATCCGCTTCTTTCTCTTCAAAGAAAGCTTCTAAGATTTTCGCGGTTGTATATTGATCTCCTTCTTCGAGATCATCTTCTGTATTGATTAGAACTGCTTTATCTGCGCCCATAGCCAAGGCTGTACGTAATTGTTTCTCCGATTCCTCGTCTCCAACTGTTACCACGGTAACTTCTCCACCATGCACGTCTCGTTGCGTAATTGCTTCTTCAACTGCATATTCATCATATGGATTTATGATGAATTCTGCGCCATCATCTTCAATTTGACCATCTGATACATTGATTTTCTCTTCTGTATCAAACGTTTTCTTTAATAATACATAAATATTCATGGGACGTATCCTCCTTAGAAATATGTTATTTATCCCGGAAGCTGGGTTTACGCTTATCAATAAAAGCCTGTATACCTTCTTTTGCATCCTCAGAACCGAATATCTTCCCAAAATCCTTGGCTTCTGCTTGCACTCCTTCTGAGAATCGTTCTGTTTTTGCATATGGAATGAGGCGCATAACACTATTTATTGTAAGCTTACTTTTAGCAGCAATTTTCTCTGCCAGTTTACTAGTTTCAGATCCAAGCTCTTCTTCTGTTACTACTTGGTTAGCGAGACCAAAAGCTTGCGCCTCGGTGCCAAGAATCGGCTCTCCGGTTAGAATCATTTCATAACCTTTCGCCGCCCCAACATATTGAGGTAATCGCTGTGTTCCCGCAAATCCTGGAATAATCCCCAGCGTAACCTCCGGCAGACCCAGTTTGGCGTTTTCGGTAACAATTCTGATATGACACGCCATTGCAAGCTCTAGTCCCCCGCCTAAAGCAGCGCCATGAATCGACGCAATAACTGGAATGGAAAAGTTTTCAATCCGATCAAATAGCTGTTGTCCCCTACTTGATAGCGATTCCAAATCTGACGTATTTTGCAATGATGTAAATTCCTTAATATCTGCACCAGCAGAGAAGAATTTTCCTTCGCCCTGTACAACAACCGCTTTAATAGTAGTATCCTGCTCAATACCATCAAGTTGTTCAGCAAGTTCGTTTAATAGTGTACTAGATAATGCATTTGCCGGGGGGG is part of the Virgibacillus sp. NKC19-16 genome and harbors:
- a CDS encoding electron transfer flavoprotein subunit beta/FixA family protein, translated to MNIYVLLKKTFDTEEKINVSDGQIEDDGAEFIINPYDEYAVEEAITQRDVHGGEVTVVTVGDEESEKQLRTALAMGADKAVLINTEDDLEEGDQYTTAKILEAFFEEKEADLILAGNVAIDEASGQVGPRLAESLGFSYVTTITSLKIDGGTAHIEKDVEGDVEILETSLPVLVTCQQGLNEPRYPSLPGIMKAKKKPLEELEIDDLDLDEDDVEAKTKTVEVFLPPEKEAGRMLEGDVEDQVKELVSLLKNEDKVL
- a CDS encoding enoyl-CoA hydratase, which encodes MLAIAYESKNNVAYLTIQTPPANALSSTLLNELAEQLDGIEQDTTIKAVVVQGEGKFFSAGADIKEFTSLQNTSDLESLSSRGQQLFDRIENFSIPVIASIHGAALGGGLELAMACHIRIVTENAKLGLPEVTLGIIPGFAGTQRLPQYVGAAKGYEMILTGEPILGTEAQAFGLANQVVTEEELGSETSKLAEKIAAKSKLTINSVMRLIPYAKTERFSEGVQAEAKDFGKIFGSEDAKEGIQAFIDKRKPSFRDK